A single window of Narcine bancroftii isolate sNarBan1 chromosome 13, sNarBan1.hap1, whole genome shotgun sequence DNA harbors:
- the LOC138748241 gene encoding enolase-phosphatase E1-like isoform X7, whose product MPFNFQPQQAPTAEREREDLGAWWVWTHEKANQHSVDCMNPFSRELNQLAEYLKEALQREQLLEQKLETLQYLLTNTQLLSDNVWQDTQVECANLTLKKRESLRSNLEFKIEHKNMEAKEQELDQEKLMEVKKENAEEENKGGEEIPEGKEMASPDNDVEDGLNRKRRRPTLRKEKRLQESKILRKQAMIRDMSERGPPDVKVLRQQAIVRDMSGDVLSGDIKSNESTSSVSTSGDSESHKKSPDIPISRVKSDSFKVLDVNSTSLKASETRSSYPKSTDVKLADFPPTEDMSTNSLTSEVKSVIHKPPEAKSKYSEQYKVPEVKSDDPKSSEINSIYHKSSKVRIVDPDVSEIKSSDSKPSEIKSACSKPTEAKTANPEVTVVKSTDYKLSEIKSACSKPTEVKTIDPKVSEVKLAESKSAEIRTAVSKPSEIKATYLEPSEVKTIDPRQSGVMSADPTSTEIKSTYPKPCEVKPIDPKMYEFKSADPNVPEIKSTGSFMSKFNSTNLKPSKVKPVDPKQTEIQSPDSKPSRINSVDLKQFKVKTTDSKPSEIDSVEPKQPRDLATDSKMIEVKSTDPKPSEVKSAEDKFSEVKSTTTKLSKVKSPALNMSETKGTDPIPSEIKSGAPIDSEIKSGSPNDPEVKLAVSQKCEVNSAAPMVTEVKLPALNKSDTKVTDLNHSKITSSAPKVSEIKSAEFNISETKVADLKSSEVKSINSKGPEVRSFVPQVPEIMLAIPKPGEVTLAVTKLAEVNSTDPKVSTVISANLELCDMVARFHKSYDQLLSNPEMCNMRSAGRKSCNNMLCMLELDELRMQIKQLRKQLEETQEQAARHQRSYLDLQGLLEEQRMVNVQQTENFAKQIQRLQGAVQCLQAECRNLAQECRVLQNDNKQLRERLLQMERQNCRLVEGFKVDSTVSESCHQQQGTEAKILSETPPRKPNGKELNEIGVKLQEKPKISQKEQLWKCQEKLSDKIAASGRACAREQLEDGWLVRGPEDGRKGDGVISTQKIENPDLEPRALERPEERGQFDELDLKHRLLQAEEKALTVQHECEGLITELRTLEERYRNSQQERSQLELQLRQYKEEICKLKGAPCQNATFPDPPVLSLPVIGLVVLMAMLWCWWAETSRH is encoded by the exons CACTCAGTTGACTGCATGAATCCATTTTCACGGGAGTTAAACCAACTAGCAGAGTATCTTAAG GAAGCTTTGCAGCGTGAGCAGCTCctggaacagaaattggagacACTGCAATATTTACTAACCAACACACAGCTCCTCTCTGACAATGTCTGGCAG GACACTCAGGTTGAATGTGCTAATCTGacattgaagaaaagggaatCATTACGATCAAACTTGGAATTCAAGATTGAACACAAAAATATGGAGGCGAAGGAGCAGGAACTCGACCAGGAGAAGCTTATGGAggtaaagaaagaaaatgcagAAGAAGAAAACAAAGGTGGTGAGGAGATTCCAGAAGGCAAAGAAATGGCTTCACCTGACAATGATGTGGAGGATGGGTTGAACAGGAAACGTCGAAGACCAACTCTACGGAAAG AAAAAAGACTTCAGGAGTCAAAGATTCTCCGCAAACAAGCCATGATCAGAGACATGAGCG AGCGAGGTCCCCCAGACGTGAAGGTGCTGCGTCAACAAGCAATTGTCCGCGATATGAGCG GTGATGTGCTGTCTGGAGACATCAAGTCAAATGAATCAACATCAAGTGTCTCAACTTCTGGTGATTCAGAATCACATAAGAAGTCACCTGATATTCCAATCTCTAGGGTgaaatcagactcatttaaggtatTGGATGTGAATTCAACTAGTCTCAAGGCTTCTGAGACTCGTTCCTCATATCCCAAGTCAACTGATGTCAAATTAGCTGATTTCCCACCAACTGAGGACATGTCAACTAATTCTCTAACATCTGAGGTCAAGTCAGTAATTCACAAGCCACCTGAGGCCAAGTCAAAGTATTCTGAGCAGTATAAGGTGCCAGAGGTTAAGTCAGATGATCCCAAATCATCTGAGATCAATTCAATATATCACAAGTCATCTAAAGTCAGGATTGTTGATCCTGATGTGTCAGAGATCAAGTCATCTGATTCTAAACCATCTGAAATCAAGTCAGCTTGTTCGAAACCAACTGAGGCCAAGACAGCTAATCCCGAGGTGACAGTGGTCAAATCAACTGATTACAAATTATCTGAGATCAAGTCAGCTTGTTCTAAACCAACTGAGGTCAAGACAATTGATCCTAAGGTGTCAGAGGTCAAATTAGCAGAGTCCAAATCAGCTGAGATAAGGACTGCTGTATCGAAACCATCTGAGATCAAGGCAACTTACCTTGAACCATCTGAAGTCAAGACAATTGATCCTAGGCAGTCGGGGGTCATGTCAGCTGATCCTACATCAACTGAGATCAAATCAACATATCCCAAACCATGTGAGGTCAAGCCAATTGATCCTAAAATGTACGAGTTCAAGTCAGCTGATCCCAATGTACCTGAGATCAAATCAACTGGTTCTTTTATGTCTAAATTCAACTCAACAAATCTCAAACCATCCAAGGTCAAACCAGTTGATCCCAAGCAAACAGAAATCCAGTCACCTGATTCCAAACCATCTAGGATCAACTCGGTTGATCTTAAACAATTTAAAGTCAAGACAACTGATTCCAAACCATCTGAGATAGATTCAGTAGAACCTAAACAACCCAGGGACTTGGCTACTGATTCCAAGATGATTGAAGTGAAGTCAACTGATCCCAAACCATCTGAGGTCAAGTCAGCAGAAGACAAATTTTCTGAGGTCAAATCAACTACTACCAAGTTGTCTAAGGTCAAGTCACCTGCTCTTAACATGTCAGAAACCAAAGGAACTGATCCTATTCCTTCTGAGATCAAGTCTGGTGCTCCCATTGATTCTGAGATCAAGTCTGGTTCTCCAAATGATCCTGAAGTTAAGTTAGCTGTTTCTCAGAAATGTGAGGTCAATTCAGCTGCTCCCATGGTGACTGAGGTCAAGCTACCTGCACTTAATAAATCTGACACCAAAGTAACTGATCTCAACCATTCCAAGATCACATCATCTGCTCCCAAAGTATCTGAGATCAAGTCAGCTGAATTCAACATATCTGAGACTAAAGTAGCTGATCTCAAATCTTCTGAGGTCAAGTCAATTAATTCCAAGGGGCCTGAGGTTAGGTCATTTGTTCCGCAGGTGCCTGAGATTATGTTAGCAATTCCCAAACCAGGTGAGGTCACATTAGCTGTCACCAAACTAGCTGAGGTCAACTCAACTGATCCTAAAGTATCTACTGTAATATCAGCCAATCTAGAACTTTGTGATATGGTGGCACGTTTTCATAAGTCTTACGATCAATTATTAAGCAATCCTGAAATGTGTAATATGCGGTCAGCTGGTCGAAAATCATGCAATAATATGCTTTGCATGTTGGAATTGGATGAGTTGAGGATGCAGATTAAACAGCTTCGAAAGCAATTGGAGGAGACTCAGGAACAAGCAGCCCGACATCAAAGGAGCTATTTGGATTTACAAG GTTTGCTGGAAGAACAGCGAATGGTCAATGTGCAACAAACTGAAAACTTTGCCAAACAGATCCAGCGGCTTCAAG GTGCAGTACAGTGCCTGCAGGCTGAGTGTCGAAATCTGGCTCAAGAATGTCGAGTTCTGCAGAATGATAATAAacagctgagggaaagactgCTGCAAATGGAACGGCAGAACTGCAG ATTGGTTGAAGGATTTAAAGTGGACTCTACGGTGTCCGAGAGTTGTCACCAGCAGCAAGGTACAGAGGCCAAAATATTATCTGAGACTCCACCCAGGAAACCAAATGGCAAAGAACTAAATGAAATAGGAGTAAAGCTTCAGGAGAAGCCAAAGATCTCTCAGAAAGAGCAACTGTGGAAATGCCAAGAGAAATTGTCTGATAAAATAGCTGCAAGTGGCCGAGCTTGTGCAAGAGAGCAGCTTGAAGATGGATGGTTAGTTAGGGGACCCGAGGATGGAAGGAAGGGAGATGGTGTGATATCTACCCAGAAGATAGAAAACCCTGACCTTGAACCCAGAGCCCTGGAGAGGCCAGAGGAAAGAGGACAGTTTGATGAATTGGATTTGAAGCATCGACTTCTGCAGGCAGAAGAGAAAGCTTTGACAGTACAACATGAG TGTGAAGGATTAATCACTGAGCTGAGAACGCTAGAGGAGAGATACAGGAACAGCCAACAGGAGCGCAGCCAGCTGGAGTTACAGCTCAGGCAGTACAAGGAAGAAATCTGCAAACTGAAAGGGGCGCCTTGTCAG
- the LOC138748241 gene encoding uncharacterized protein isoform X4: protein MPFNFQPQQAPTAEREREDLGAWWVWTHEKANQHSVDCMNPFSRELNQLAEYLKDTQVECANLTLKKRESLRSNLEFKIEHKNMEAKEQELDQEKLMEVKKENAEEENKGGEEIPEGKEMASPDNDVEDGLNRKRRRPTLRKEKRLQESKILRKQAMIRDMSERGPPDVKVLRQQAIVRDMSGDVLSGDIKSNESTSSVSTSGDSESHKKSPDIPISRVKSDSFKVLDVNSTSLKASETRSSYPKSTDVKLADFPPTEDMSTNSLTSEVKSVIHKPPEAKSKYSEQYKVPEVKSDDPKSSEINSIYHKSSKVRIVDPDVSEIKSSDSKPSEIKSACSKPTEAKTANPEVTVVKSTDYKLSEIKSACSKPTEVKTIDPKVSEVKLAESKSAEIRTAVSKPSEIKATYLEPSEVKTIDPRQSGVMSADPTSTEIKSTYPKPCEVKPIDPKMYEFKSADPNVPEIKSTGSFMSKFNSTNLKPSKVKPVDPKQTEIQSPDSKPSRINSVDLKQFKVKTTDSKPSEIDSVEPKQPRDLATDSKMIEVKSTDPKPSEVKSAEDKFSEVKSTTTKLSKVKSPALNMSETKGTDPIPSEIKSGAPIDSEIKSGSPNDPEVKLAVSQKCEVNSAAPMVTEVKLPALNKSDTKVTDLNHSKITSSAPKVSEIKSAEFNISETKVADLKSSEVKSINSKGPEVRSFVPQVPEIMLAIPKPGEVTLAVTKLAEVNSTDPKVSTVISANLELCDMVARFHKSYDQLLSNPEMCNMRSAGRKSCNNMLCMLELDELRMQIKQLRKQLEETQEQAARHQRSYLDLQGLLEEQRMVNVQQTENFAKQIQRLQVQLRSVQEEIDSLEEEKESELMEAHEELHCAQEEIVNLRQAAEEAAGERENEIATLQEELCRIRAELEHLQRTTVEYELEITTLRAEIQMKSDSQQKKNSEEVTQLQGAVQCLQAECRNLAQECRVLQNDNKQLRERLLQMERQNCRLVEGFKVDSTVSESCHQQQGTEAKILSETPPRKPNGKELNEIGVKLQEKPKISQKEQLWKCQEKLSDKIAASGRACAREQLEDGWLVRGPEDGRKGDGVISTQKIENPDLEPRALERPEERGQFDELDLKHRLLQAEEKALTVQHECEGLITELRTLEERYRNSQQERSQLELQLRQYKEEICKLKGAPCQNATFPDPPVLSLPVIGLVVLMAMLWCWWAETSRH from the exons CACTCAGTTGACTGCATGAATCCATTTTCACGGGAGTTAAACCAACTAGCAGAGTATCTTAAG GACACTCAGGTTGAATGTGCTAATCTGacattgaagaaaagggaatCATTACGATCAAACTTGGAATTCAAGATTGAACACAAAAATATGGAGGCGAAGGAGCAGGAACTCGACCAGGAGAAGCTTATGGAggtaaagaaagaaaatgcagAAGAAGAAAACAAAGGTGGTGAGGAGATTCCAGAAGGCAAAGAAATGGCTTCACCTGACAATGATGTGGAGGATGGGTTGAACAGGAAACGTCGAAGACCAACTCTACGGAAAG AAAAAAGACTTCAGGAGTCAAAGATTCTCCGCAAACAAGCCATGATCAGAGACATGAGCG AGCGAGGTCCCCCAGACGTGAAGGTGCTGCGTCAACAAGCAATTGTCCGCGATATGAGCG GTGATGTGCTGTCTGGAGACATCAAGTCAAATGAATCAACATCAAGTGTCTCAACTTCTGGTGATTCAGAATCACATAAGAAGTCACCTGATATTCCAATCTCTAGGGTgaaatcagactcatttaaggtatTGGATGTGAATTCAACTAGTCTCAAGGCTTCTGAGACTCGTTCCTCATATCCCAAGTCAACTGATGTCAAATTAGCTGATTTCCCACCAACTGAGGACATGTCAACTAATTCTCTAACATCTGAGGTCAAGTCAGTAATTCACAAGCCACCTGAGGCCAAGTCAAAGTATTCTGAGCAGTATAAGGTGCCAGAGGTTAAGTCAGATGATCCCAAATCATCTGAGATCAATTCAATATATCACAAGTCATCTAAAGTCAGGATTGTTGATCCTGATGTGTCAGAGATCAAGTCATCTGATTCTAAACCATCTGAAATCAAGTCAGCTTGTTCGAAACCAACTGAGGCCAAGACAGCTAATCCCGAGGTGACAGTGGTCAAATCAACTGATTACAAATTATCTGAGATCAAGTCAGCTTGTTCTAAACCAACTGAGGTCAAGACAATTGATCCTAAGGTGTCAGAGGTCAAATTAGCAGAGTCCAAATCAGCTGAGATAAGGACTGCTGTATCGAAACCATCTGAGATCAAGGCAACTTACCTTGAACCATCTGAAGTCAAGACAATTGATCCTAGGCAGTCGGGGGTCATGTCAGCTGATCCTACATCAACTGAGATCAAATCAACATATCCCAAACCATGTGAGGTCAAGCCAATTGATCCTAAAATGTACGAGTTCAAGTCAGCTGATCCCAATGTACCTGAGATCAAATCAACTGGTTCTTTTATGTCTAAATTCAACTCAACAAATCTCAAACCATCCAAGGTCAAACCAGTTGATCCCAAGCAAACAGAAATCCAGTCACCTGATTCCAAACCATCTAGGATCAACTCGGTTGATCTTAAACAATTTAAAGTCAAGACAACTGATTCCAAACCATCTGAGATAGATTCAGTAGAACCTAAACAACCCAGGGACTTGGCTACTGATTCCAAGATGATTGAAGTGAAGTCAACTGATCCCAAACCATCTGAGGTCAAGTCAGCAGAAGACAAATTTTCTGAGGTCAAATCAACTACTACCAAGTTGTCTAAGGTCAAGTCACCTGCTCTTAACATGTCAGAAACCAAAGGAACTGATCCTATTCCTTCTGAGATCAAGTCTGGTGCTCCCATTGATTCTGAGATCAAGTCTGGTTCTCCAAATGATCCTGAAGTTAAGTTAGCTGTTTCTCAGAAATGTGAGGTCAATTCAGCTGCTCCCATGGTGACTGAGGTCAAGCTACCTGCACTTAATAAATCTGACACCAAAGTAACTGATCTCAACCATTCCAAGATCACATCATCTGCTCCCAAAGTATCTGAGATCAAGTCAGCTGAATTCAACATATCTGAGACTAAAGTAGCTGATCTCAAATCTTCTGAGGTCAAGTCAATTAATTCCAAGGGGCCTGAGGTTAGGTCATTTGTTCCGCAGGTGCCTGAGATTATGTTAGCAATTCCCAAACCAGGTGAGGTCACATTAGCTGTCACCAAACTAGCTGAGGTCAACTCAACTGATCCTAAAGTATCTACTGTAATATCAGCCAATCTAGAACTTTGTGATATGGTGGCACGTTTTCATAAGTCTTACGATCAATTATTAAGCAATCCTGAAATGTGTAATATGCGGTCAGCTGGTCGAAAATCATGCAATAATATGCTTTGCATGTTGGAATTGGATGAGTTGAGGATGCAGATTAAACAGCTTCGAAAGCAATTGGAGGAGACTCAGGAACAAGCAGCCCGACATCAAAGGAGCTATTTGGATTTACAAG GTTTGCTGGAAGAACAGCGAATGGTCAATGTGCAACAAACTGAAAACTTTGCCAAACAGATCCAGCGGCTTCAAG TACAACTCCGGTCTGTTCAGGAGGAGATTGACAGCTtggaggaagagaaggagagcGAGCTGATGGAGGCACACGAGGAACTTCACTGTGCACAGGAGGAGATTGTGAACCTTCGTCAGGCAGCAGAGGAGGCAGCAGGAGAGCGGGAGAATGAGATTGCAACTTTGCAGGAGGAGCTGTGTCGTATTCGGGCAGAACTGGAGCACTTACAGCGGACAACAGTAGAATATGAATTGGAGATCACCACATTACGAGCAGAGATACAGATGAAAAGTGACAGTCAGCAAAAGAAAAACTCCGAAGAGGTCACTCAACTCCAGG GTGCAGTACAGTGCCTGCAGGCTGAGTGTCGAAATCTGGCTCAAGAATGTCGAGTTCTGCAGAATGATAATAAacagctgagggaaagactgCTGCAAATGGAACGGCAGAACTGCAG ATTGGTTGAAGGATTTAAAGTGGACTCTACGGTGTCCGAGAGTTGTCACCAGCAGCAAGGTACAGAGGCCAAAATATTATCTGAGACTCCACCCAGGAAACCAAATGGCAAAGAACTAAATGAAATAGGAGTAAAGCTTCAGGAGAAGCCAAAGATCTCTCAGAAAGAGCAACTGTGGAAATGCCAAGAGAAATTGTCTGATAAAATAGCTGCAAGTGGCCGAGCTTGTGCAAGAGAGCAGCTTGAAGATGGATGGTTAGTTAGGGGACCCGAGGATGGAAGGAAGGGAGATGGTGTGATATCTACCCAGAAGATAGAAAACCCTGACCTTGAACCCAGAGCCCTGGAGAGGCCAGAGGAAAGAGGACAGTTTGATGAATTGGATTTGAAGCATCGACTTCTGCAGGCAGAAGAGAAAGCTTTGACAGTACAACATGAG TGTGAAGGATTAATCACTGAGCTGAGAACGCTAGAGGAGAGATACAGGAACAGCCAACAGGAGCGCAGCCAGCTGGAGTTACAGCTCAGGCAGTACAAGGAAGAAATCTGCAAACTGAAAGGGGCGCCTTGTCAG
- the LOC138748241 gene encoding uncharacterized protein isoform X3, giving the protein MPFNFQPQQAPTAEREREDLGAWWVWTHEKANQHSVDCMNPFSRELNQLAEYLKEALQREQLLEQKLETLQYLLTNTQLLSDNVWQDTQVECANLTLKKRESLRSNLEFKIEHKNMEAKEQELDQEKLMEVKKENAEEENKGGEEIPEGKEMASPDNDVEDGLNRKRRRPTLRKEKRLQESKILRKQAMIRDMSERGPPDVKVLRQQAIVRDMSGDVLSGDIKSNESTSSVSTSGDSESHKKSPDIPISRVKSDSFKVLDVNSTSLKASETRSSYPKSTDVKLADFPPTEDMSTNSLTSEVKSVIHKPPEAKSKYSEQYKVPEVKSDDPKSSEINSIYHKSSKVRIVDPDVSEIKSSDSKPSEIKSACSKPTEAKTANPEVTVVKSTDYKLSEIKSACSKPTEVKTIDPKVSEVKLAESKSAEIRTAVSKPSEIKATYLEPSEVKTIDPRQSGVMSADPTSTEIKSTYPKPCEVKPIDPKMYEFKSADPNVPEIKSTGSFMSKFNSTNLKPSKVKPVDPKQTEIQSPDSKPSRINSVDLKQFKVKTTDSKPSEIDSVEPKQPRDLATDSKMIEVKSTDPKPSEVKSAEDKFSEVKSTTTKLSKVKSPALNMSETKGTDPIPSEIKSGAPIDSEIKSGSPNDPEVKLAVSQKCEVNSAAPMVTEVKLPALNKSDTKVTDLNHSKITSSAPKVSEIKSAEFNISETKVADLKSSEVKSINSKGPEVRSFVPQVPEIMLAIPKPGEVTLAVTKLAEVNSTDPKVSTVISANLELCDMVARFHKSYDQLLSNPEMCNMRSAGRKSCNNMLCMLELDELRMQIKQLRKQLEETQEQAARHQRSYLDLQGLLEEQRMVNVQQTENFAKQIQRLQVQLRSVQEEIDSLEEEKESELMEAHEELHCAQEEIVNLRQAAEEAAGERENEIATLQEELCRIRAELEHLQRTTVEYELEITTLRAEIQMKSDSQQKKNSEEVTQLQGAVQCLQAECRNLAQECRVLQNDNKQLRERLLQMERQNCRLVEGFKVDSTVSESCHQQQGTEAKILSETPPRKPNGKELNEIGVKLQEKPKISQKEQLWKCQEKLSDKIAASGRACAREQLEDGWLVRGPEDGRKGDGVISTQKIENPDLEPRALERPEERGQFDELDLKHRLLQAEEKALTVQHECEGLITELRTLEERYRNSQQERSQLELQLRQYKEEICKLKGAPCQDWLY; this is encoded by the exons CACTCAGTTGACTGCATGAATCCATTTTCACGGGAGTTAAACCAACTAGCAGAGTATCTTAAG GAAGCTTTGCAGCGTGAGCAGCTCctggaacagaaattggagacACTGCAATATTTACTAACCAACACACAGCTCCTCTCTGACAATGTCTGGCAG GACACTCAGGTTGAATGTGCTAATCTGacattgaagaaaagggaatCATTACGATCAAACTTGGAATTCAAGATTGAACACAAAAATATGGAGGCGAAGGAGCAGGAACTCGACCAGGAGAAGCTTATGGAggtaaagaaagaaaatgcagAAGAAGAAAACAAAGGTGGTGAGGAGATTCCAGAAGGCAAAGAAATGGCTTCACCTGACAATGATGTGGAGGATGGGTTGAACAGGAAACGTCGAAGACCAACTCTACGGAAAG AAAAAAGACTTCAGGAGTCAAAGATTCTCCGCAAACAAGCCATGATCAGAGACATGAGCG AGCGAGGTCCCCCAGACGTGAAGGTGCTGCGTCAACAAGCAATTGTCCGCGATATGAGCG GTGATGTGCTGTCTGGAGACATCAAGTCAAATGAATCAACATCAAGTGTCTCAACTTCTGGTGATTCAGAATCACATAAGAAGTCACCTGATATTCCAATCTCTAGGGTgaaatcagactcatttaaggtatTGGATGTGAATTCAACTAGTCTCAAGGCTTCTGAGACTCGTTCCTCATATCCCAAGTCAACTGATGTCAAATTAGCTGATTTCCCACCAACTGAGGACATGTCAACTAATTCTCTAACATCTGAGGTCAAGTCAGTAATTCACAAGCCACCTGAGGCCAAGTCAAAGTATTCTGAGCAGTATAAGGTGCCAGAGGTTAAGTCAGATGATCCCAAATCATCTGAGATCAATTCAATATATCACAAGTCATCTAAAGTCAGGATTGTTGATCCTGATGTGTCAGAGATCAAGTCATCTGATTCTAAACCATCTGAAATCAAGTCAGCTTGTTCGAAACCAACTGAGGCCAAGACAGCTAATCCCGAGGTGACAGTGGTCAAATCAACTGATTACAAATTATCTGAGATCAAGTCAGCTTGTTCTAAACCAACTGAGGTCAAGACAATTGATCCTAAGGTGTCAGAGGTCAAATTAGCAGAGTCCAAATCAGCTGAGATAAGGACTGCTGTATCGAAACCATCTGAGATCAAGGCAACTTACCTTGAACCATCTGAAGTCAAGACAATTGATCCTAGGCAGTCGGGGGTCATGTCAGCTGATCCTACATCAACTGAGATCAAATCAACATATCCCAAACCATGTGAGGTCAAGCCAATTGATCCTAAAATGTACGAGTTCAAGTCAGCTGATCCCAATGTACCTGAGATCAAATCAACTGGTTCTTTTATGTCTAAATTCAACTCAACAAATCTCAAACCATCCAAGGTCAAACCAGTTGATCCCAAGCAAACAGAAATCCAGTCACCTGATTCCAAACCATCTAGGATCAACTCGGTTGATCTTAAACAATTTAAAGTCAAGACAACTGATTCCAAACCATCTGAGATAGATTCAGTAGAACCTAAACAACCCAGGGACTTGGCTACTGATTCCAAGATGATTGAAGTGAAGTCAACTGATCCCAAACCATCTGAGGTCAAGTCAGCAGAAGACAAATTTTCTGAGGTCAAATCAACTACTACCAAGTTGTCTAAGGTCAAGTCACCTGCTCTTAACATGTCAGAAACCAAAGGAACTGATCCTATTCCTTCTGAGATCAAGTCTGGTGCTCCCATTGATTCTGAGATCAAGTCTGGTTCTCCAAATGATCCTGAAGTTAAGTTAGCTGTTTCTCAGAAATGTGAGGTCAATTCAGCTGCTCCCATGGTGACTGAGGTCAAGCTACCTGCACTTAATAAATCTGACACCAAAGTAACTGATCTCAACCATTCCAAGATCACATCATCTGCTCCCAAAGTATCTGAGATCAAGTCAGCTGAATTCAACATATCTGAGACTAAAGTAGCTGATCTCAAATCTTCTGAGGTCAAGTCAATTAATTCCAAGGGGCCTGAGGTTAGGTCATTTGTTCCGCAGGTGCCTGAGATTATGTTAGCAATTCCCAAACCAGGTGAGGTCACATTAGCTGTCACCAAACTAGCTGAGGTCAACTCAACTGATCCTAAAGTATCTACTGTAATATCAGCCAATCTAGAACTTTGTGATATGGTGGCACGTTTTCATAAGTCTTACGATCAATTATTAAGCAATCCTGAAATGTGTAATATGCGGTCAGCTGGTCGAAAATCATGCAATAATATGCTTTGCATGTTGGAATTGGATGAGTTGAGGATGCAGATTAAACAGCTTCGAAAGCAATTGGAGGAGACTCAGGAACAAGCAGCCCGACATCAAAGGAGCTATTTGGATTTACAAG GTTTGCTGGAAGAACAGCGAATGGTCAATGTGCAACAAACTGAAAACTTTGCCAAACAGATCCAGCGGCTTCAAG TACAACTCCGGTCTGTTCAGGAGGAGATTGACAGCTtggaggaagagaaggagagcGAGCTGATGGAGGCACACGAGGAACTTCACTGTGCACAGGAGGAGATTGTGAACCTTCGTCAGGCAGCAGAGGAGGCAGCAGGAGAGCGGGAGAATGAGATTGCAACTTTGCAGGAGGAGCTGTGTCGTATTCGGGCAGAACTGGAGCACTTACAGCGGACAACAGTAGAATATGAATTGGAGATCACCACATTACGAGCAGAGATACAGATGAAAAGTGACAGTCAGCAAAAGAAAAACTCCGAAGAGGTCACTCAACTCCAGG GTGCAGTACAGTGCCTGCAGGCTGAGTGTCGAAATCTGGCTCAAGAATGTCGAGTTCTGCAGAATGATAATAAacagctgagggaaagactgCTGCAAATGGAACGGCAGAACTGCAG ATTGGTTGAAGGATTTAAAGTGGACTCTACGGTGTCCGAGAGTTGTCACCAGCAGCAAGGTACAGAGGCCAAAATATTATCTGAGACTCCACCCAGGAAACCAAATGGCAAAGAACTAAATGAAATAGGAGTAAAGCTTCAGGAGAAGCCAAAGATCTCTCAGAAAGAGCAACTGTGGAAATGCCAAGAGAAATTGTCTGATAAAATAGCTGCAAGTGGCCGAGCTTGTGCAAGAGAGCAGCTTGAAGATGGATGGTTAGTTAGGGGACCCGAGGATGGAAGGAAGGGAGATGGTGTGATATCTACCCAGAAGATAGAAAACCCTGACCTTGAACCCAGAGCCCTGGAGAGGCCAGAGGAAAGAGGACAGTTTGATGAATTGGATTTGAAGCATCGACTTCTGCAGGCAGAAGAGAAAGCTTTGACAGTACAACATGAG TGTGAAGGATTAATCACTGAGCTGAGAACGCTAGAGGAGAGATACAGGAACAGCCAACAGGAGCGCAGCCAGCTGGAGTTACAGCTCAGGCAGTACAAGGAAGAAATCTGCAAACTGAAAGGGGCGCCTTGTCAG